In Cumulibacter soli, the following proteins share a genomic window:
- the coaA gene encoding type I pantothenate kinase — MMEAQAATGSSSSSVRTRKNGNSPHLFLEFGRAEWEELAESTPQPLTAEELEQIRGLGEQIDLDEVVSVYLPLSRLLNLHTMGVHQVWDAQREFLRSDVHKVPFIIAVSGSVAVGKSTTARLLQALLSRWPGTPKVDLVTTDGFLYPNAVLEERGLLDRKGFPESYDRRALLQFVAEVKAGRREVAAPLYSHLVYDVLPDKKQVISSPDILILEGLNVLQHGLATGGRVPSVFLSDFFDFSVYVDAQERIIKKWYIERFMALRQTAFTDPDSFFKHYARLTEQEALDTASGIWDSINGPNLVQNILPTRGRARLILSKGENHRVERIRLRRI, encoded by the coding sequence ATGATGGAAGCGCAGGCTGCAACCGGATCTTCGTCCAGCAGCGTACGGACTCGCAAGAACGGGAACTCGCCGCATCTCTTCCTCGAATTCGGACGTGCCGAGTGGGAGGAACTCGCTGAGAGTACGCCGCAACCGTTGACCGCCGAAGAACTGGAACAGATCCGCGGTCTGGGCGAGCAGATCGACCTCGATGAGGTCGTCAGTGTGTATCTTCCGCTATCGCGTCTATTGAACTTGCACACCATGGGTGTGCATCAGGTCTGGGACGCCCAGCGCGAGTTCCTGCGCTCGGACGTACACAAGGTTCCCTTCATCATCGCGGTCTCCGGTTCGGTCGCCGTCGGTAAATCGACCACTGCTCGCCTGTTGCAGGCGCTACTGTCGCGTTGGCCGGGCACGCCGAAGGTCGACCTCGTCACCACCGATGGGTTTCTCTATCCCAACGCCGTACTCGAAGAGCGCGGCCTGCTCGATCGCAAGGGGTTCCCTGAGTCCTACGATCGACGCGCCCTGCTGCAGTTCGTCGCCGAGGTCAAGGCCGGACGACGCGAGGTCGCGGCGCCGCTGTACAGCCACCTGGTGTACGACGTACTGCCGGACAAGAAACAGGTCATTTCGAGCCCGGACATCCTCATCCTCGAGGGCCTGAACGTGCTGCAGCACGGATTGGCGACCGGTGGCCGGGTGCCTTCGGTCTTCCTGTCTGATTTCTTCGACTTCTCGGTGTACGTCGATGCTCAGGAGCGCATTATCAAGAAGTGGTACATCGAGCGCTTCATGGCGTTGCGCCAGACCGCGTTCACCGACCCGGATTCCTTCTTCAAGCACTACGCTCGACTCACCGAACAAGAAGCACTGGATACGGCGTCGGGCATCTGGGATTCCATCAACGGTCCCAACCTCGTGCAGAACATTTTGCCGACCCGCGGACGTGCCCGATTGATTCTCAGCAAGGGTGAGAACCACCGGGTAGAGCGAATCCGGTTGCGGCGCATTTGA